From the Oceanobacillus kimchii X50 genome, the window ACCTCTTTAAAAAAGTGCTCATTTCTCCATATTACTATCAACGAATTTCTACTCGTTTCTTTTGTTTATGCGATAAGTCAGCAGCCTGGTTGATTACGGTTAATTGTAAAAAATCATCCTTGGTAATGGTTGGCGTACTATTCTTTTGGATAGCATCAGCCCACTGTTTCATTGGAGATGCTATTTGTTTTGGTGCTTCTAGTTCCAACCATTTATCGTCCTGGTATTGCTTACGTTTGATTTTTACTTTTCCGTCCTCTGCTAACAATGTTCCTTCCGTTCCATACAACTGTAACTGAAAAGGACTCCCATGAGATAAAAAACTAGTCTCGATTATCCCGAGTGCTCCTGACTCATATTCTACTGTCACGACCGCAGAATCATCCACCTCATACTGATCACTTATCGACTGTAAATGGGCGTATACCGATATGGACTTGCCCATAAGACGGTTGGTTAAATAAATAGGGTGCGCCCCTAAATCTACTAAAGCACCTCCACCAGCTCTTTGTTTATCATAAAATCGGTCAGGCAACCACCCAAATTCTTCTCCATCTGGGATTACTGCACCATCATGTGCCAATCGACAGCGAATCATCGTTAAATTCCCAAGCCATCCTTTTTCTACTGCTTCCTCTGCACATAGAAACTCTTTTTCTGTTAGCCTCGGTAACGAAACCATCAACTGAACATTGTATTTCAATTTCGCCTTCCATATTTCCTCACTTTCCTTTACAGATAATGCAAGTACTTTCTCTGTAAAAATATGTTTGTTATGTTGGCAAGCTTTCAATAATATTTCCGTGTGTAAGTTGGTAGAAGTTGTAACAATAATTGCATCAATATCATCGTCTTTCATTACTTTATCGATATTTTCTTCAAACGGGACATCTAACTCTTTTGCCCATTGCTCTCCTCGTTCTACATTATCATCCCATACCTTTTTAATTTGAATGTCAGGGTTTTCTAAAGCTTCTTTTGCATAGTCATCCGCATGCACATGCCATCGACTTAATAACGCAACCTGTATAATAATTCTTCAACTCCTCTAATCAAAATATACAGCTTTTCCCGTTTTCGCAGATTGATAAATTGCTTCTAAAATCTGAGTAACAACTAGTGCCTCTTTTGGCAGTACTGTTGCCTCTTCTTCATTGATAATTGATTCAATCCACATTCTTGCTTCTAGTTCAGCATCGCTTTCCGTATCACCATCATAAAAAGCGACGCCACCCGGTCCAAGGTTTACTTTTTTCGTGTATAGTTCACCTAAGTCCTCACCGTGGAGTCGCAAACCCTCTTTCATATCAGCTCCACCTTCTGTACCGCTAAGCGAACACTTTGCCTCATCGACGTCCAACGAATTCAGGGCCCAGCTTGATTCTAAGATAATCGTGGCACCATTTTTCATTGTAATAAAACCAAATGCCGCATCTTCTACTGTAAATTCATTTGGATTCCATGGTCCCCACGGATTTGCTGCGTCTTTTTTCTTTCCCAATTGGTGATGTGTTGTTCCCATAACAGATTTTGGTTCATAATTATCCATCATCCAAAGCGTAAGGTCCAGAGCATGTGTACCGATATCGATTAATGGTCCACCACCTTGCTTTTCTTCATCTAAAAACACACCCCACGTTGGTACAGCACGCCTGCGAATGGCGTGTGCTTTCGCAAAATAGATGTCACCAAGATCTCCACGCTGGCAGATTTTTTTCAAATATTGACTATCCGGACGAAAACGATTGTTATAGCCAATTGTTAACTTCTTATTATATTTTTTAGCTGCATCTACCATTGCCTGTGCTTCTTCTACTGTTTTGGCCATCGGTTTTTCACACATTACATGCTTACCTCCACGCAGTGCTGCAATGCTGATCTCCGCATGCGAATTATTCGGCGTACACACATGGACTACCTCTACAGGAGATTTCTCAATTAGCTGAATGTAGTCTTCATAAGTTACAGCATCTTCCGCTCCATATTCTTTTGCTGCACGCTCTGCTTTTTCCTTATCAATATCACAAAAAGCGACTATATTTACATGTTCTAGCTTTGTTAAGCTTGGTAAATGCTTACCAAACGCAATACCACCACAACCAATAATCCCTACTTGAATGGGTCTTGTCATATTACATTCCTCTCCTTCTGTGTTTTATTCTTTTACAGATCCTGACGTTAATCCCGATACAATTCGCCGTTGGAAGATTAATACAAGTACTACAATGGGAATCGTTACAATCACCGTCGCAGCTGAAATATCTCCCCATGGAATTGAAAATTCACTTTGGTACATGGAAATTCCAACGGGTACTGTCCGCCACTGGTCATCACTATTAATCGTTAAGGCAAATAGATATTCATTCCACGCAGCAATAAATACGAGAATTCCCGTCGTAAATATACCAGGTGTTGCAAGAGGTAAAATAATTTTTCGAAAGGTCTGAAATGGACTGGCACCGTCTAACTTCGCTGATTCCTCCAATTCATATGGTATCTTCTTAAAGAAAGTAGAAAGAATCCAAATAGCTAGCGGTAAACTAATCGTAATATATGGAATAATTAATCCTAAGTAACTATTTCTTAACCCGAGGTTTGTCACTAAATTAAACATCGGTGATATAATCGCAATTTGGGGAAACATCGATGCTGCTAAAACTAGCCCTAAAATTAATCCTTTTCCTTTGATTGGCAGTCTTGTAACGGCATACGCCGTAAATGCT encodes:
- a CDS encoding Gfo/Idh/MocA family protein, whose amino-acid sequence is MTRPIQVGIIGCGGIAFGKHLPSLTKLEHVNIVAFCDIDKEKAERAAKEYGAEDAVTYEDYIQLIEKSPVEVVHVCTPNNSHAEISIAALRGGKHVMCEKPMAKTVEEAQAMVDAAKKYNKKLTIGYNNRFRPDSQYLKKICQRGDLGDIYFAKAHAIRRRAVPTWGVFLDEEKQGGGPLIDIGTHALDLTLWMMDNYEPKSVMGTTHHQLGKKKDAANPWGPWNPNEFTVEDAAFGFITMKNGATIILESSWALNSLDVDEAKCSLSGTEGGADMKEGLRLHGEDLGELYTKKVNLGPGGVAFYDGDTESDAELEARMWIESIINEEEATVLPKEALVVTQILEAIYQSAKTGKAVYFD
- a CDS encoding Gfo/Idh/MocA family protein, which gives rise to MHADDYAKEALENPDIQIKKVWDDNVERGEQWAKELDVPFEENIDKVMKDDDIDAIIVTTSTNLHTEILLKACQHNKHIFTEKVLALSVKESEEIWKAKLKYNVQLMVSLPRLTEKEFLCAEEAVEKGWLGNLTMIRCRLAHDGAVIPDGEEFGWLPDRFYDKQRAGGGALVDLGAHPIYLTNRLMGKSISVYAHLQSISDQYEVDDSAVVTVEYESGALGIIETSFLSHGSPFQLQLYGTEGTLLAEDGKVKIKRKQYQDDKWLELEAPKQIASPMKQWADAIQKNSTPTITKDDFLQLTVINQAADLSHKQKKRVEIR
- a CDS encoding carbohydrate ABC transporter permease is translated as MKKRGTVGFYIFLVVFVFLVMFPFIWVFLTSIKPVNEIFSSFKWFTSNPTLSSYEAALTNRPLLRYMLNSYVVSMLTTVLSLTFAAFTAYAVTRLPIKGKGLILGLVLAASMFPQIAIISPMFNLVTNLGLRNSYLGLIIPYITISLPLAIWILSTFFKKIPYELEESAKLDGASPFQTFRKIILPLATPGIFTTGILVFIAAWNEYLFALTINSDDQWRTVPVGISMYQSEFSIPWGDISAATVIVTIPIVVLVLIFQRRIVSGLTSGSVKE